The Vitis riparia cultivar Riparia Gloire de Montpellier isolate 1030 chromosome 3, EGFV_Vit.rip_1.0, whole genome shotgun sequence genome includes a region encoding these proteins:
- the LOC117910751 gene encoding ABC transporter G family member 11-like → MPSSSFRPSVSDSEIGYGSASLQSHRRETRKPLEVESVPSPNSREVGGGVSEEGGVYLTWENLWVTVSNGKGGSRSILQDLTGYARPGEVLAIMGPSGCGKSTLLDALAGRLEANQSGSILVNGRKQTLAYGTSAYVTQDDTLLTTLTVGEAVYYSAQLQLPDSMSKQEKKERADMTIKEMGLQDSINTRIGGWGAKGISGGQKRRVSICVEILTHPNLLFLDEPTSGLDSAASYYVMSRIAGPDFRHGRTIITSIHQPSSEVFALFDNLCLLSSGRTVYFGPARAANEFFSRNGFPCPTLQNPSDHFLKTINKDFEEDIEQGLGGKKPKEEVIDILIKAYKSSGSCQQVQAQVTEICKQEGDQALQKSRDHAGFINQCLILTKRSYVNMSRDLGYYWMRLGVYIMVSFALGTIFYDLGFSNSSIQDRGSMLMFVASFLTFMSIGGFPSFVEDMKVFGRERLNGHYGTSAFVVGNTLSSVPFLLLISLVPGSIAYYLAGLQKGCEYFIYYALVLFACMMLVESIMMIVASLVPNFLMGIITGAGIQGLLILSGGFFRLPDNLPNILWRYPLYYVSFNRYAYQGMYKNEFTGLTFPGDQSGGPATISGEEILRKRWQVEMGYSKWVDLAILVGMIALYRLLFLIIIKTTEKVMPLIKAFMSRPPKHTNQVMSNSTPTPPFRFTFICNKDVPW, encoded by the exons ATGCCTTCTTCTTCGTTCCGACCTAGTGTAAGTGATTCTGAAATTGGCTATGGCTCAGCTTCTTTGCAGAGTCATAGGCGCGAAACCAGGAAGCCCCTGGAGGTAGAAAGTGTTCCAAGCCCAAATAGTAGGGAAGTAGGAGGAGGAGTTAGTGAGGAGGGTGGTGTTTACTTGACATGGGAGAACCTGTGGGTGACGGTTTCCAATGGAAAAGGCGGCAGCAGATCGATCCTTCAAGATCTTACGGGCTATGCCAGGCCCGGCGAGGTCTTGGCCATCATGGGTCCTTCTGGTTGTGGCAAGTCCACTCTTCTTGATGCATTAGCAG GAAGATTAGAAGCAAATCAAAGTGGGAGCATACTTGTCAATGGTCGTAAACAGACACTAGCTTACGGAACATCG GCTTATGTGACTCAAGATGACACCTTGCTTACCACTTTAACTGTTGGAGAAGCCGTATACTACTCTGCTCAGCTCCAATTGCCAGACTCCATGTCAAAGCAGGAGAAGAAGGAGAGAGCAGACATGACTATAAAAGAAATGGGCTTACAAGATTCCATAAACACAAGGATAGGGGGGTGGGGTGCTAAGGGAATTAGTGGTGGGCAAAAGAGGAGAGTCAGCATTTGTGTAGAGATCTTAACACACCCCAACCTTCTCTTCCTTGATGAACCAACAAGCGGGCTTGACAGTGCAGCTTCATATTATGTCATGAGCAGAATTGCCGGTCCTGATTTCCGACATGGAAGGACCATCATTACATCCATTCATCAACCCAGTAGTGAAGTCTTTGCGCTCTTTGACAATCTTTGTCTTTTGTCTTCGGGTAGAACAGTATACTTTGGTCCCGCTCGTGCAGCAAATGAG TTTTTCTCTAGAAATGGTTTCCCATGCCCAACTCTCCAAAATCCATCAGATCACTTcctcaaaactataaacaagGATTTTGAAGAG GACATTGAACAAGGTCTAGGAGGAAAGAAACCCAAAGAAGAAGTAATCGATATCCTCATAAAGGCATACAAATCATCTGGGAGTTGCCAACAAGTTCAAGCACAGGTTACTGAAATCTGTAAACAG GAAGGTGATCAAGCCCTGCAGAAGTCGAGAGACCATGCCGGTTTCATTAACCAGTGCCTTATTCTTACAAAAAGATCTTATGTGAACATGTCTCGCGACCTAGGATACTATTGGATGCGCCTAGGTGTGTACATCATGGTGTCTTTTGCTCTGGGCACCATTTTTTACGATCTTGGCTTTAGTAACAGCTCAATTCAG GATAGAGGTTCAATGCTCATGTTTGTAGCATCATTCCTGACATTCATGAGTATTGGTGGATTCCCATCTTTTGTGGAGGACATGAAG GTCTTCGGACGGGAGAGACTAAACGGCCATTATGGTACAAGCGCATTTGTTGTTGGAAACACACTCTCTTCTGTACCTTTCTTGCTACTTATTTCTCTAGTTCCGGGTTCAATTGCTTATTACCTTGCTGGACTTCAGAAAGGATGTGAATACTTCATCTACTATGCTTTGGTGCTTTTTGCTTGTATGATGTTGGTCGAAAGCATTATGATGATTGTCGCGAGTCTCGTCCCCAATTTCCTCATGGGCATAATAACAGGTGCTGGAATTCAAGGGCTGCTTATACTGTCCGGTGGTTTCTTCCGGCTGCCCGATAATCTTCCAAACATATTGTGGAGATACCCTTTATATTACGTCTCTTTCAATAGGTATGCTTACCAAGGAATGTATAAGAACGAGTTCACAGGACTAACATTTCCTGGGGATCAAAGTGGAGGGCCAGCCACCATTTCTGGTGaagaaattttgagaaagaGATGGCAAGTGGAAATGGGTTATTCTAAGTGGGTTGATCTTGCCATCCTAGTAGGAATGATTGCTTTGTATCGGCTTCTGTTCTTGATTATCATCAAGACAACCGAAAAGGTGATGCCCCTTATCAAGGCTTTCATGTCAAGGCCTCCCAAACACACGAATCAGGTAATGTCGAATTCCACACCTACACCTCCCTTCCGCTTCACCTTTATATGCAACAAGGATGTGCCTTGGTAA